The genomic window CGTATCATACATAAAGCACCCTTCGGCTTTATCAAAGGTGGCGGGAAAACTGCGGCAATAGCTTCGTACCTCAGATTCGATTCGTTCAATGGTTTTCATAAATCAATACCTCATGTTCTATCGTGTTAGGGTCAAAGGGACCAATTCTGTATAAATACTCGGCAGGATGATTCCCTTCCGGAAAAAGGTCTTCTGGAAAACCGGAACTTTCCATACAAGCGGTTTTTAGGGTCCTTGGGAGCGCGTGAAAAAGTGCTTTTGAGGCCACATTATTCGGTGTGATGGTCGTTTCGATAAAAGAGATATTCTGACACACAGGGCGCTTCAGTAAATGGGTAATTAAAGATTTTCCAAGGCCCTTTTCCTTCATGATGGGTTGAATACCGATCTGCCAAATAAATAGGACATTCGGAGAAGCGGGGGGAATGTAAGCGGTGACAAAACCGATCAGGTTCTTTTCCTGTTCAGCGACTACGCAGGTGTCTGGAAAATGTTTGAAGAGGACCAGGTAGCAATATACCGAATTAAGGTCCAAGGTTTGAGAATCCTTGACCAATTTCCAAACTTTGGGTCCGTCCGCCACATTCGGTGCGCGAAGTACTATTTCATTCTGTTTTGTTTGGATCTGCATATTCAATTTATTAATAAAAAAAATCCACCCTTTCGGTCTTTTTTATACAAAAGACCTAGAAATCCATCCTCTTCGTTTTTTGCAAAAGTCGGTT from Nitrospiria bacterium includes these protein-coding regions:
- the ectA gene encoding diaminobutyrate acetyltransferase, translated to MQIQTKQNEIVLRAPNVADGPKVWKLVKDSQTLDLNSVYCYLVLFKHFPDTCVVAEQEKNLIGFVTAYIPPASPNVLFIWQIGIQPIMKEKGLGKSLITHLLKRPVCQNISFIETTITPNNVASKALFHALPRTLKTACMESSGFPEDLFPEGNHPAEYLYRIGPFDPNTIEHEVLIYENH